The Methanobrevibacter oralis genomic sequence TTAAAATTGGAGATATTAATATAGAGGATATGGACTATGATTATGTTTTAAGTAATTTGAGTATTGTTATGCAAAATGTAATTTTATTTGCTGATACTATTTATAATAATATTAAAATTGGAAATAAAAATGCAAATAGGGAAGAGGTAATTAAAGCAGCTAAAAGAGCAATGATTCATGATTTTATAATGACATTGCCTGAAGATTATGATACTATAATTGGTGAAAATGGTTTAGGTCTTTCTGGAGGACAAAAACAAAGAATTTCAATTGCAAGGGCATTTTTACAGGATGCACCTATATTAATATTGGATGAAATTACAAGTAATGTAGATCCGATAAATGAATCTAAAATTCAAGAAGCTATAAGTGAGCTTGTAAAGAATAAAACCATATTAGTAATTGCTCACAATTTGAACTCTATTAAAAATGCAGATAACATACTAGTTTTTGATAATGGCCAAATAGTTCAAAAAGGAGTTCATAATGATTTGATTAAAGATGAAGGACTATATAAAAATCTTTGGAATGCTCAGTCAAAATCAAAAGAGTATAATTTTTTAAATATTTAATTTTTAGGGGTTTTTATTTGAATAAGGAAGAATGTATTGATTGGATTTTTGTTTCAGGTCTAGGAACAAGTCAACTTGCAGCTGTATCTGTGACTTTCCGTTTAATACAGGTTATAATTGGGATTGGTTTAACTTTTGGTAATGGAGCAGATTCGTATATTTTAACTGAAATATTAGTTTTAAAAAATAACAAAGAGCTTCCATTATGGTAAATGTTTTTAAAAAGCCACTTAAGATTAGGAGTTTTAATCATGATATTAATTAAAGACTTAAATTTTTCTTATAAAAAAGATAAAGAAATTTTAAAAAATATAAATTTGAATATAAATGATAATGAAGTAATTTTAATAAGTGGAATAAGTGGATCAGGTAAAAGTACACTTTTCAACTGTTTTAATGGGTTAATTCCTCATTTTTATAATGGAATTTTAAGTGGAGATATTATTATAAATTTGAATAATACAAAGGATTTAGCTCTACATGAAATTTCAGAACATGTAGGGTCTGTTTTTCAAGATCCTCGTTCTCAATTTTTTACAACAGATACAACTGATGAACTTTCATTCGTTTGTCAAAATATGGCTATGGATAAAGATGAAATATTCAAAAAAGTTGATGATGTGTTTTCTTTTTTTAACATTGACTATTTGAAAGATAAAAATATTTTTAAATTATCTAGTGGGGAAAAACAAAAAATTGCAATTGCATCTGCAGCTGTAATTAGTCCTTCAATTTATATTTTTGATGAACCATCAGCTAATCTTGATTTTGATTCTATTAATAGATTATCTGAACTTTTTAGATTGTTAAAAAATGATGGACACACAGTTATAATAATTGAACATAGGATTTATTATCTTAAGGCTTTATTTGACAAAATGATTCATATGGAGGATGGAATGATTAAAAAAACATATTCCATTAGTGATATATCAAAAATGTCGAATTTTGAGTTTAATCATTTAGGTTTAAGATCTATTGACATTGATAAAATCGATTTTAAGAATAATAAAACGCACATTAATGAAAATTATTGTTTAGAGCTTAAAGATATTAGTTTTACATATTCAAATGCCAATATAATGAAAAATAAACTATTTTTCTATGAAAAAAGCAATCAGAAAGAAATTCTAAATAATATTAATTTAAAGGTTTTTGGAGGAGAAGTTTTAGGATTAATTGGTGAAAATGGAGCTGGAAAAACTACTTTGGCTAAAATTATATCTGGGCTTTTAAAGGAGAATAGTGGTGAAGTTTTAATCAATAATAATGTTAAATCTGATAAAGATAGATTAAAAAATTCTTATTTTGTAATGCAAGATTCAGATTATCAGTTATTTGAAAATAGTGTTAAAAAAGAGTTAGAATTAGCTAATTTGGATGTAAATAATTTAAATGAAAAAATAGAAATTTTAGCAAAAAAGCTTCAACTATATGATTGCCTTGAGAATCATCCAACAACACTTTCAAGAGGTCAAAAACAAAGGGTAACAATTGCATGTT encodes the following:
- a CDS encoding MATE family efflux transporter, with protein sequence MNKEECIDWIFVSGLGTSQLAAVSVTFRLIQVIIGIGLTFGNGADSYILTEILVLKNNKELPLW
- a CDS encoding ABC transporter ATP-binding protein, producing MILIKDLNFSYKKDKEILKNINLNINDNEVILISGISGSGKSTLFNCFNGLIPHFYNGILSGDIIINLNNTKDLALHEISEHVGSVFQDPRSQFFTTDTTDELSFVCQNMAMDKDEIFKKVDDVFSFFNIDYLKDKNIFKLSSGEKQKIAIASAAVISPSIYIFDEPSANLDFDSINRLSELFRLLKNDGHTVIIIEHRIYYLKALFDKMIHMEDGMIKKTYSISDISKMSNFEFNHLGLRSIDIDKIDFKNNKTHINENYCLELKDISFTYSNANIMKNKLFFYEKSNQKEILNNINLKVFGGEVLGLIGENGAGKTTLAKIISGLLKENSGEVLINNNVKSDKDRLKNSYFVMQDSDYQLFENSVKKELELANLDVNNLNEKIEILAKKLQLYDCLENHPTTLSRGQKQRVTIACSILSKKNVIVFDEPTSGLDYNNMKYVCDLILDLSKQGKIIFIISHDFEFLLEVSTRILYLKESKILEDFKLNNENIDLFKRLLLGGKHDSGNI